A region of Paraburkholderia largidicola DNA encodes the following proteins:
- a CDS encoding SGNH/GDSL hydrolase family protein, which yields MFRLRRVLLLVFCGVLTGAGLIYGRLAGADLSRRPAAAVADGQTVPTDRIRLAVLGDSDSQSYHDSRTAREPNARGGPWRATTWQWTEVLGRLRGDQIDQGQWGAWGTNKYRAYFDEAFGSLARAPAKEDYRYNFAISGAWTNQLMGHPMRQATRLVALMDTEPQAWKGGVVLIRIGINDLGQHDILDEMSRDPNGPLPTARINAAIGEIGKAVALIRQHHPETYILLIGVLSNADWSGEFDSWQSAKAISNIDAGLKRFDDGLRKLAASDRHIAFLGDRAWFAGLWGTRDEQGRPAYKTVRLSPGWAITNTSGDDPHNAATSDGHAGVVWNTLWAQHLVASLNAAFGLHLKPITDADVIDFLKPSFKASERSASELSTPVTAN from the coding sequence ATGTTTCGTTTGCGCAGAGTGTTACTGCTGGTCTTTTGCGGTGTCCTGACGGGGGCCGGCCTGATTTATGGCAGGCTGGCCGGGGCTGACCTGTCCCGTCGGCCGGCCGCTGCTGTCGCCGACGGACAGACTGTGCCGACTGACCGGATACGCCTTGCCGTGCTCGGGGATTCCGACAGCCAGTCCTATCACGATTCGCGAACGGCCAGAGAGCCGAACGCGCGAGGCGGACCCTGGCGCGCGACCACCTGGCAATGGACCGAGGTCCTGGGCCGGTTGCGCGGCGACCAGATCGACCAGGGCCAATGGGGCGCCTGGGGCACCAACAAGTATCGCGCGTACTTCGACGAAGCATTCGGCTCGCTCGCGCGGGCGCCCGCCAAGGAAGACTACCGCTACAACTTTGCCATCAGCGGCGCCTGGACCAATCAGTTGATGGGACACCCGATGCGCCAGGCGACCCGTCTCGTCGCTCTGATGGACACCGAGCCACAGGCCTGGAAAGGCGGCGTTGTGCTGATCCGGATCGGCATCAACGATCTCGGTCAACACGACATCCTCGATGAAATGTCGCGCGATCCGAACGGCCCGCTTCCCACGGCGCGGATCAACGCTGCGATCGGGGAAATCGGCAAGGCCGTCGCGCTGATCCGCCAGCACCATCCTGAAACTTACATCCTGCTCATTGGCGTGCTCAGCAACGCGGACTGGTCAGGCGAGTTCGACAGCTGGCAATCCGCCAAAGCGATCTCCAATATCGATGCCGGACTAAAGCGCTTCGACGACGGCTTGCGCAAGCTGGCCGCGTCGGATCGCCATATCGCCTTTCTTGGCGATCGCGCCTGGTTCGCGGGACTGTGGGGCACGCGCGACGAGCAAGGTCGTCCGGCTTACAAGACGGTGCGTCTTTCGCCCGGCTGGGCCATCACCAATACATCTGGTGACGATCCGCACAACGCCGCCACGTCCGACGGTCATGCGGGCGTGGTGTGGAATACCCTTTGGGCGCAACATCTCGTCGCCTCGCTGAACGCCGCATTCGGGTTGCATCTCAAACCGATCACGGATGCCGATGTCATCGACTTTCTGAAACCGAGCTTCAAGGCGAGCGAACGATCCGCCTCGGAACTATCGACTCCCGTCACGGCAAACTGA
- a CDS encoding HAD family hydrolase, protein MKSLPQLLQEAQSTLLCVDAFDTLLLRKPASLEQRLLKVAKLFCERLALRPAELAPHALARRRRQIEHIAYRARNVAGRGEVRLESIASSLLGLVHVDTAYVPEWIACELAVERECLVPNLPLIRALERLRASGVSLRVVSDTSLSGDALRQLITAICPPGLQWDAIHTSADLQLTKRDGTIFAAVSDAAGVPLSKMAHLGDDLVADCTMPRRCGMTAILRPRSRLHVALLRANAVLARGQSQWHHWQHRQAQKRKTERGSGTAGDTLVQDVLGPVFAEYCRKLHVYLEQTAAIEGPVVALFCARGGLGLQKLYELYAAQLPARSDISIQPLMISRLVAARDAFVYGGDGVVDELDYSFEVRKVAALARALSGTDMAPNGNYATVREFIDALRSGREAHLHEQIVEQARRFREVWQTITAGKQGIVLCDTGLYGSTFKMLMQSKLIDRGHCVQLARSDYKHLGRAHFPSVTGLLTERNGYKPGDSISSVLAFWHLIESLVEPDLDSVRRFDRRADGSLVSNLETEGWQQRLVRMPDPKFEDIARFVAQSAKRPPADTSLAEFELAAKTLERVIMFPDPELVNRLAERDRSLDYGRDDTVKVTGPNLNEASAWTRLFVAKQSLWPSGAVVRAFPHSHRLVQKTIRFGYTVRSWIR, encoded by the coding sequence GTGAAGTCTCTCCCACAGCTGCTGCAAGAAGCGCAAAGCACCCTGCTTTGCGTCGATGCCTTCGATACTTTGCTGCTTCGCAAACCCGCATCGCTGGAGCAACGCCTGTTGAAAGTGGCGAAGCTGTTCTGCGAACGTCTCGCGCTGCGTCCGGCCGAACTCGCCCCTCATGCGCTCGCCCGGCGCCGCCGCCAGATCGAGCACATCGCTTACCGGGCCCGCAACGTCGCCGGGCGTGGCGAGGTCCGCCTGGAAAGCATTGCATCCAGCTTGCTGGGACTCGTCCATGTCGATACCGCGTACGTGCCTGAATGGATTGCGTGCGAACTCGCCGTGGAACGCGAATGCCTCGTGCCGAATCTGCCGTTGATACGCGCGCTCGAACGGCTCCGCGCAAGCGGTGTTTCGCTGCGTGTGGTGAGCGACACGAGCTTGTCCGGCGACGCACTGCGGCAACTGATCACGGCAATCTGTCCGCCCGGTCTGCAATGGGATGCGATTCATACGAGCGCCGACCTGCAGCTCACGAAACGCGATGGAACGATCTTCGCGGCAGTGTCGGATGCAGCGGGTGTTCCGCTTTCGAAGATGGCGCACCTTGGCGACGATCTCGTCGCTGACTGCACGATGCCGCGCCGTTGCGGGATGACGGCCATCCTGCGCCCGCGCTCCCGCTTGCACGTCGCCTTGCTGCGCGCCAACGCCGTACTCGCGCGCGGCCAGTCGCAGTGGCATCACTGGCAGCACCGCCAGGCACAGAAACGCAAAACGGAGCGCGGCTCTGGCACGGCGGGCGACACGCTCGTCCAGGACGTGCTGGGTCCTGTGTTCGCGGAATACTGCCGCAAACTGCATGTCTACCTCGAACAGACGGCGGCCATCGAAGGCCCTGTGGTCGCGCTGTTTTGCGCGCGCGGGGGACTCGGGCTCCAGAAACTGTACGAGCTCTATGCCGCGCAGCTTCCCGCCCGCAGCGATATCAGTATCCAGCCGCTGATGATCTCGCGGCTCGTCGCGGCGCGAGACGCGTTCGTGTACGGTGGCGACGGCGTAGTCGACGAACTCGACTATTCTTTCGAAGTGCGTAAGGTCGCAGCGCTCGCGCGCGCGCTCAGTGGCACCGACATGGCACCGAACGGCAACTACGCGACCGTGCGCGAGTTCATCGACGCGTTGCGCAGCGGACGCGAAGCGCACCTGCACGAGCAGATCGTCGAGCAGGCCAGGCGGTTTCGCGAAGTGTGGCAAACCATCACGGCAGGCAAGCAGGGCATCGTGCTGTGCGATACCGGTCTCTATGGTTCCACCTTCAAGATGCTCATGCAGAGCAAGCTCATCGACCGGGGCCACTGTGTCCAGCTCGCGCGCAGCGACTACAAGCATCTCGGGCGTGCTCACTTTCCGTCCGTAACCGGACTGCTGACGGAGCGCAACGGCTACAAGCCCGGCGACTCGATCTCATCAGTGCTCGCGTTCTGGCATCTGATCGAAAGCCTGGTCGAGCCCGATCTCGACAGCGTGCGCCGCTTCGACCGACGCGCCGACGGCAGCCTCGTTTCCAACCTCGAAACGGAAGGCTGGCAGCAAAGGCTCGTGCGCATGCCGGACCCGAAATTCGAGGACATTGCCCGCTTTGTTGCCCAGAGTGCGAAACGGCCCCCCGCGGACACGTCGCTTGCCGAATTCGAACTGGCGGCCAAAACCCTGGAACGCGTGATCATGTTCCCGGACCCGGAACTGGTCAACCGGCTCGCCGAGCGGGACCGGTCGCTCGATTACGGGCGCGACGACACGGTCAAGGTGACGGGTCCGAACCTCAATGAAGCCAGCGCATGGACGCGGCTGTTCGTGGCGAAGCAGTCGCTCTGGCCCAGCGGAGCCGTAGTGCGCGCCTTTCCACACTCGCATCGACTCGTGCAGAAAACGATCCGGTTCGGCTACACGGTGCGATCATGGATTCGGTAA
- a CDS encoding oligosaccharide flippase family protein: MDSVKPSKTHAELAATYIAYVVRYVYPLLLLPFYGRTLGPAGYGVVLAGMSLSNTLWRFVNFGFPTVGGRDTVYAKDGAERAAILSSHMTGRILLCIPTAIFGLGAVAFSPVLSAHPMLGCTTVLLGLLAAFNPGWYYTSTGRARTSVMIEVVGFVTSLALIFMFIHEPSDLSRVFFLLLASCLLQTVLGFGAIRREFSGWFSSIRAGIDLIQRSKTIFIYTGTSVLLITASTYLLSVLAPATEVSAFGVAERLIAVALSLTVPASQILIPKVTYLVGVDPAKANRLAWGILTFFLFGALGGVAFTMLLADWLVPLVFGKGFQSSIPVLKVFVLVLPLSVVNQALGLYFLIPRHRDGVLARAGVATAVVSIVAAIPLAIHWGQWAWWPRVCWEN, translated from the coding sequence ATGGATTCGGTAAAGCCCTCGAAAACCCACGCGGAGCTTGCTGCGACGTATATCGCCTACGTCGTCCGCTACGTCTACCCGCTGCTGCTCCTGCCCTTCTACGGCAGAACGCTGGGGCCGGCAGGCTATGGCGTCGTGCTGGCCGGCATGTCGCTGTCGAACACGCTCTGGCGATTCGTGAATTTCGGATTCCCGACCGTCGGCGGGCGCGATACGGTCTACGCCAAAGACGGCGCGGAACGCGCGGCCATCCTGTCGAGTCACATGACGGGCCGAATACTGCTGTGCATCCCCACCGCGATTTTCGGGCTCGGCGCCGTCGCATTCTCCCCCGTGCTGTCGGCCCATCCGATGCTAGGCTGCACGACGGTGCTGCTCGGCCTGCTCGCCGCGTTCAACCCGGGCTGGTATTACACGAGCACGGGACGCGCCAGAACAAGTGTGATGATCGAGGTCGTCGGATTTGTCACGTCGCTCGCCCTCATCTTCATGTTCATCCATGAGCCATCCGATCTCTCGCGGGTTTTCTTTCTGCTGCTGGCTTCCTGCCTCTTGCAAACAGTGCTGGGCTTCGGCGCAATCAGGCGAGAGTTTTCCGGATGGTTTTCGTCGATCCGGGCCGGTATCGATCTGATCCAGCGCTCGAAGACCATTTTCATCTACACGGGCACGTCCGTTCTGCTGATCACGGCCTCGACCTACCTGCTGTCCGTGCTCGCGCCGGCCACCGAGGTCAGCGCGTTCGGCGTGGCCGAGCGACTCATCGCCGTTGCGCTCAGCCTGACGGTCCCCGCCTCCCAGATTCTCATTCCGAAGGTCACGTATCTCGTCGGTGTGGATCCGGCGAAGGCGAACCGACTCGCATGGGGAATATTGACCTTCTTCCTTTTCGGCGCACTCGGCGGTGTCGCCTTCACGATGCTCCTTGCCGACTGGCTGGTGCCACTCGTGTTCGGCAAAGGGTTTCAGTCATCCATCCCGGTGCTGAAAGTTTTCGTGCTGGTTTTGCCGTTGAGCGTCGTCAACCAGGCACTCGGACTTTACTTTCTGATTCCCCGACATCGCGATGGCGTGCTCGCGCGTGCCGGCGTGGCGACCGCAGTCGTCAGCATCGTCGCCGCCATTCCGCTCGCGATCCATTGGGGGCAATGGGCATGGTGGCCTCGCGTCTGTTGGGAGAACTGA
- a CDS encoding glycosyltransferase family 25 protein: MTVQLDRLGYAWERFPALGPAHVEAMSRTLDLPLLRGTCSAPEKGAALSHYSIWKKVVEEGIDHALVLEDDVHFCRDARSLLDSLNEKLSRGFRYDIIKMETSLAGIIIDRKGLNLSARTGLHRLRSNHTGAGAYLISNDGCRKMIERFASSDRAVDLVMFSGDLEEVHIYQLHPAPCIQDVWLKSGKKGIASVIGEERAEWKPGSVWVQRAKAPFRGVYDFIQTLRVWNQGLVKIRSSYKDGI; this comes from the coding sequence ATGACAGTCCAGCTCGACAGGCTGGGCTACGCCTGGGAAAGATTCCCTGCCTTAGGGCCGGCGCACGTAGAAGCAATGAGTCGAACGCTGGATCTGCCGCTGCTGCGTGGCACGTGTAGCGCGCCTGAAAAGGGCGCGGCGCTCAGCCACTATTCGATCTGGAAAAAGGTGGTGGAGGAAGGCATCGATCATGCGCTCGTGCTCGAGGACGATGTTCATTTTTGCCGGGATGCGAGGAGTCTTCTCGATTCCCTGAACGAAAAGCTTTCGCGGGGATTCCGCTATGACATCATCAAAATGGAAACTTCCCTGGCGGGCATCATCATTGATCGAAAAGGCCTGAACCTGTCGGCCCGCACGGGACTGCACCGGTTACGGAGCAATCACACGGGTGCAGGCGCCTATCTGATTTCGAACGACGGATGCCGCAAGATGATCGAGCGCTTTGCATCCTCCGATCGCGCGGTCGATCTCGTCATGTTCAGCGGCGATCTTGAAGAGGTGCACATCTATCAATTGCACCCCGCGCCATGCATCCAGGATGTCTGGCTAAAGAGCGGAAAGAAGGGGATTGCCTCCGTGATAGGAGAGGAGAGAGCCGAGTGGAAGCCTGGGTCGGTCTGGGTTCAAAGAGCTAAAGCACCTTTCCGTGGCGTATATGATTTCATTCAAACGCTGCGTGTCTGGAATCAAGGTCTGGTGAAAATCAGGTCCAGCTATAAAGATGGAATCTGA
- a CDS encoding acyltransferase family protein: protein MATKNSRYDALDGLRGVAAIAVMMSHFSQEAFKNAYVAVDLFFMLSGFVIAHSYGTRLLGGMTTLEYVKRRVIRLYPMLLISLLIGVPVLIHARMLGLSTYPMPSIVSATIHNLFFTPYIGHLGNANMATTGAVAASDFTIGEIFPANPPAWSLFFEMVASIAFVIVVRLSRSTMFKIIVISGLMFLITGALTSFENHGHSIVDFSQGWSGSRMDGGFYRVSFGFVVGVLLYNLKSSGVDLRIMEALKQVLRNSYGLYIVALVMFLFPMSLRGVYPALAIFCVAPCLVMVGANLSCASTYEAKIAQFLGWLSYPVYLLHFPIGRAVFMLIGKPNEPSTVPIVVACAVTLVSAIVLTRYVEEPVRAFLSKRLVRRPVTSAVTPPGGMMADQ from the coding sequence ATGGCTACGAAAAACAGTAGATACGATGCACTCGACGGCTTGAGAGGCGTCGCGGCCATCGCAGTGATGATGTCGCATTTCAGTCAGGAGGCGTTCAAGAACGCCTACGTGGCCGTCGATCTGTTTTTCATGCTGAGCGGCTTTGTCATCGCTCACTCATATGGAACACGGCTGCTCGGCGGAATGACCACGCTCGAATACGTAAAAAGACGCGTGATCCGGCTGTATCCGATGCTGCTGATTTCCTTGCTGATCGGCGTGCCTGTGCTGATCCATGCAAGAATGCTCGGCCTGTCGACCTACCCGATGCCGAGCATCGTTTCGGCAACCATTCACAATCTGTTCTTCACTCCTTATATAGGCCATCTCGGCAACGCGAACATGGCGACGACGGGCGCCGTTGCGGCTTCCGATTTCACGATCGGTGAGATATTTCCGGCGAATCCGCCAGCGTGGTCGCTTTTCTTTGAAATGGTGGCAAGCATCGCGTTCGTAATCGTCGTCCGCTTGAGCCGGTCGACGATGTTCAAGATCATCGTCATCAGCGGTCTCATGTTCCTGATCACGGGAGCTCTCACGAGTTTCGAGAACCATGGGCACTCTATCGTCGATTTCTCCCAAGGCTGGTCCGGAAGCAGAATGGATGGCGGGTTTTACCGTGTGTCATTCGGCTTTGTGGTTGGCGTCCTGCTATACAACCTGAAGAGTTCCGGCGTCGATCTGCGCATCATGGAAGCCCTGAAACAGGTACTGCGCAATTCATACGGTCTGTATATCGTTGCGCTCGTGATGTTTCTGTTTCCGATGTCGCTTCGCGGGGTGTATCCGGCATTGGCTATTTTCTGCGTCGCGCCTTGCCTGGTGATGGTCGGCGCGAATCTGTCCTGCGCGTCGACTTACGAAGCGAAGATCGCGCAGTTTCTCGGTTGGCTCTCGTACCCGGTTTACCTCCTGCATTTTCCGATTGGCCGGGCTGTGTTCATGCTGATCGGAAAGCCAAACGAGCCGTCGACAGTTCCGATCGTCGTCGCTTGTGCAGTGACGCTCGTGAGCGCGATCGTATTGACGCGATATGTCGAGGAGCCCGTGCGCGCTTTCCTGTCGAAGAGACTCGTTCGACGGCCTGTAACGTCGGCGGTAACGCCGCCTGGCGGAATGATGGCGGATCAGTAG
- a CDS encoding acyltransferase family protein, with protein sequence MGRHTRLYGLQHLRFLAAFAVLAHHILEEASGSPLALVAPSAQRVGACGVDIFFVISGLVMWHTTGGFSSQTSAKEFFTRRLTRIMPSYWGCLAIVVALSCSGIAYRHVQIDAVGLIESVLLLPPTTSSGQIMGVAWTLVYELYFYLICTAALCLPWQRYRAALIVALLAGVPVVLNMVGATTQGQYYGNPLVIEFVCGIFLGAISARLPELSSRVRWLVLMTCVALFWWASIASPDETTSGLSPSFRWWTWGIPATLLVAAFVHTDDSGSRIGRALTVLGNASYVLYLTHGFWMNVFARAVKSGTFHSSLSLYLAAICVAGLAVAFSAAVHLYLEKPLLARLESKRSRIRQTALT encoded by the coding sequence ATGGGACGCCATACCAGACTTTACGGGCTGCAACATCTGCGCTTTCTGGCCGCCTTTGCGGTATTGGCCCACCATATCCTCGAAGAGGCTTCGGGAAGTCCGCTGGCGCTCGTTGCGCCTTCCGCGCAGCGCGTCGGAGCGTGCGGTGTCGACATCTTTTTCGTCATCAGCGGGCTGGTAATGTGGCATACGACGGGAGGCTTTTCCTCGCAAACGTCGGCCAAGGAATTCTTCACCCGTCGTCTCACGCGAATCATGCCGTCTTATTGGGGATGTCTGGCCATCGTGGTAGCGCTGTCTTGCAGCGGTATCGCGTACCGGCACGTGCAGATCGACGCCGTAGGCTTGATCGAGTCGGTGCTGTTGCTGCCACCCACGACATCGTCCGGTCAGATCATGGGTGTTGCGTGGACGCTCGTCTATGAACTTTACTTTTACCTGATCTGTACGGCGGCACTTTGTCTTCCGTGGCAAAGATACCGGGCCGCGCTGATTGTTGCCCTGCTGGCCGGTGTGCCTGTCGTGCTCAATATGGTCGGCGCCACGACACAAGGCCAGTACTATGGCAACCCGCTCGTCATCGAATTTGTATGCGGCATCTTTCTTGGCGCGATTAGCGCACGGCTGCCTGAATTGAGCTCTCGTGTCAGGTGGCTGGTGTTGATGACGTGCGTTGCGCTTTTCTGGTGGGCTTCTATAGCCTCACCCGATGAAACGACCTCTGGCCTGTCGCCTTCATTCCGATGGTGGACCTGGGGGATTCCTGCGACGCTGCTGGTGGCCGCATTCGTGCACACGGACGACAGTGGCAGCCGGATCGGACGTGCCCTGACAGTGCTCGGCAACGCGTCCTATGTGCTTTATCTGACTCACGGATTCTGGATGAACGTGTTCGCGAGGGCCGTCAAATCCGGGACGTTCCACAGTTCGCTTAGTCTCTATCTGGCGGCTATCTGCGTGGCGGGCCTCGCGGTTGCGTTCTCAGCCGCTGTTCACCTTTACCTGGAGAAGCCGTTGCTTGCCCGGCTCGAGAGCAAGCGGTCGCGGATTCGCCAGACGGCACTGACCTGA
- a CDS encoding acyltransferase family protein, whose protein sequence is MKRLDSVQVLRAVAALLVVFCHAAAEVGHHGAPASHLWPLINTKGLFGVDIFFVVSGFVMMYIISGQRSGSTTARWFIGDRIVRVVPLYWVATLLSIAIGLALPALKNKNCYEIAYVLRSLLFVPSTNPMTGAPEPVLGLGWTLNFEMFFYAVLSLVLLLGIRRVYLAVVAIFVTLVALGLVLKPEYLILRGWTHTIILEFVFGVVFAQSRLSGFRIGALAQIALIVAGVTGWLMTGPSADGTFDMRGLMWGPPAAAIFAGVVMGRRDIQYPKLLLLIGDASYSLYLTHLFIMRGSSLLVSHLPVGPVARVVLFFAIFLPCTVGFAILSYRRFEMPTMRFGRRLLRARPGKGSAVDGVSAGTQQART, encoded by the coding sequence ATGAAGAGATTGGACTCGGTTCAGGTGCTTCGCGCGGTCGCGGCCTTGCTAGTGGTGTTTTGCCACGCGGCGGCCGAGGTGGGCCACCATGGCGCACCCGCATCGCACCTGTGGCCGCTCATCAACACGAAGGGGCTGTTCGGCGTCGATATTTTCTTCGTCGTCAGCGGCTTCGTGATGATGTATATCATCTCGGGGCAACGCTCCGGGAGCACGACGGCCCGATGGTTCATCGGCGATCGCATCGTGCGCGTGGTGCCGCTCTACTGGGTGGCGACGCTGCTGTCGATCGCCATCGGTCTCGCGCTGCCCGCGCTCAAGAACAAGAACTGCTATGAAATAGCGTACGTTCTGCGCTCGCTGCTCTTCGTGCCGTCCACGAACCCGATGACGGGTGCGCCAGAACCGGTGCTGGGACTTGGCTGGACGCTGAACTTCGAGATGTTCTTCTATGCCGTCCTTTCGCTGGTCCTGCTACTCGGTATCCGGCGCGTTTATCTCGCGGTGGTGGCGATATTCGTGACGCTGGTCGCGCTCGGTCTTGTGTTGAAGCCCGAGTACCTCATCCTTAGAGGCTGGACGCATACGATCATTCTCGAATTCGTGTTCGGCGTGGTATTCGCGCAGTCGCGCCTCTCGGGATTCCGGATTGGCGCGCTTGCGCAGATCGCGCTGATTGTCGCGGGTGTGACGGGCTGGCTGATGACGGGGCCGTCCGCAGACGGCACATTCGACATGCGTGGCCTCATGTGGGGACCGCCTGCCGCGGCGATATTCGCCGGCGTCGTCATGGGTCGTCGCGATATCCAGTATCCGAAGCTGCTTCTGCTGATCGGCGACGCGTCGTACAGCCTCTACCTCACGCATCTCTTCATCATGCGCGGGTCGTCGCTGCTGGTGAGCCATCTGCCTGTCGGGCCTGTGGCGCGCGTCGTGCTGTTCTTTGCCATTTTCCTGCCTTGCACGGTGGGCTTTGCGATCTTGTCCTACCGCAGGTTCGAAATGCCGACCATGCGCTTCGGCCGCCGGTTGCTGCGGGCGCGGCCAGGCAAGGGGAGTGCTGTCGACGGCGTGTCGGCAGGAACCCAGCAGGCGAGAACCTGA
- a CDS encoding glycosyltransferase family 4 protein: MYKTIAFNGKFFGAPPSGVHKVAEQLIAATDALIAEQSGNAADYALVIRDSVKVPPYRKILCVQENPLVRRIHRIAWEQCYLPLARRKDFILNLCNLGPLCHRDCATLIHDAQVYSAPESYSLGFRLWYKFLFFFIGRRHKLIVTVSEFSRNELVRYGVASADKIVVVHNGCDHVLQVAPDDGQLATLKLTPRRYVLALANTQKHKNIAILLKAFAKPELKDVALVLFGGATKAEFEQLGHIVSPNVQFAGRVTDPELVGLMVNAGALAFPSLTEGFGLPPLEAMALGCPVVAAPFGALPEVCGKAALYADPLDANAWSQKIRAALDDEGVRQSLISAGRRQAGSFTWKRAARNLFEAVKAVTPA; this comes from the coding sequence ATGTACAAGACAATTGCGTTCAACGGCAAGTTCTTTGGCGCACCGCCAAGCGGCGTGCACAAGGTTGCCGAGCAACTCATTGCGGCGACGGATGCGCTGATTGCGGAGCAATCGGGCAATGCCGCGGACTACGCGCTCGTCATCCGAGATAGCGTCAAGGTCCCGCCTTATCGAAAGATCCTGTGCGTTCAGGAGAATCCGCTGGTTCGCCGGATACACCGGATAGCGTGGGAGCAATGCTATCTTCCTTTGGCTCGCAGAAAGGACTTCATTCTCAACCTTTGCAATCTCGGGCCACTGTGTCATCGCGATTGCGCGACGCTGATCCACGATGCACAGGTCTATTCCGCGCCGGAGTCTTATTCGCTGGGCTTTCGGCTGTGGTACAAGTTTCTGTTCTTCTTCATCGGCAGACGGCACAAGCTCATCGTCACCGTGTCGGAGTTTTCGCGGAACGAACTCGTACGCTACGGCGTTGCCAGTGCCGACAAGATCGTGGTCGTACACAACGGCTGCGACCATGTTCTGCAGGTGGCGCCTGATGACGGGCAACTCGCGACATTGAAACTCACGCCGAGACGCTATGTGCTCGCGCTCGCGAACACGCAAAAGCACAAGAACATCGCCATTCTTCTCAAGGCCTTCGCAAAGCCCGAACTGAAGGATGTCGCGCTCGTGCTGTTCGGCGGAGCGACGAAAGCCGAGTTCGAACAGCTCGGGCACATCGTGTCGCCCAATGTGCAGTTTGCCGGCCGGGTCACTGATCCGGAACTGGTGGGGTTGATGGTGAACGCTGGCGCACTTGCGTTCCCATCGCTGACGGAAGGGTTTGGTTTGCCGCCACTGGAGGCGATGGCGCTTGGCTGTCCGGTGGTGGCCGCACCGTTCGGCGCGCTTCCGGAAGTGTGCGGCAAGGCCGCTCTTTACGCGGACCCCCTGGATGCCAACGCGTGGAGCCAAAAGATTCGAGCGGCGCTCGACGATGAAGGCGTGCGCCAGTCTCTGATATCGGCGGGGCGTCGGCAGGCTGGCAGCTTCACCTGGAAACGGGCGGCGCGAAACCTGTTCGAGGCCGTGAAAGCCGTCACGCCCGCCTAG
- a CDS encoding glycosyltransferase family 2 protein — MSLPSSARDAKVCLIFATRGRAEVLERVVAFVDSQTVRPDLIIVSCVTDEDAGTLASRPGLLVIKGQPGLTVQRNHALKHVPGDFDVVVLLDDDFLMHSKWIAEVLKTLDSDPAIACVTGTVLADGIHGPGYSVEEGQAILATAIDVPAILNVASTGGPYGCNMAFRASSIAGLRFDERLVLYGWQEDRDFGGQIWNRGGRVVRINTALGVHLGVKRGRVSGRKLGYSQVINPLYLARKKTMPLRAALDHVLRNVASNVVRSFAPEPWIDRRGRLGGNLIGLWDFVRGRLTPERAAKL, encoded by the coding sequence ATGAGCCTGCCATCGTCCGCCAGGGATGCAAAGGTCTGCCTGATCTTCGCCACACGCGGGCGCGCCGAAGTGCTTGAACGTGTCGTCGCCTTCGTCGATTCGCAGACCGTGCGGCCGGATCTGATCATCGTCTCCTGTGTAACGGACGAGGATGCGGGCACGCTCGCAAGCCGACCCGGATTGCTCGTGATCAAAGGCCAGCCTGGTTTGACCGTGCAACGTAATCATGCGCTGAAGCACGTGCCGGGTGACTTCGATGTCGTAGTACTGCTGGACGATGATTTCCTGATGCACAGCAAATGGATCGCGGAAGTGCTCAAGACGCTGGACAGCGATCCCGCTATTGCCTGCGTCACGGGAACGGTACTCGCGGATGGCATCCACGGGCCGGGTTATTCCGTTGAAGAAGGACAAGCGATTCTCGCAACAGCCATCGACGTTCCGGCAATCCTGAACGTCGCGTCGACGGGCGGACCCTACGGATGCAACATGGCATTCCGGGCCAGCAGCATTGCCGGACTCCGGTTCGACGAGCGTCTCGTGTTGTATGGCTGGCAGGAAGATCGCGATTTTGGCGGCCAGATCTGGAATCGGGGCGGTCGTGTCGTGCGCATCAACACGGCACTCGGCGTGCATCTGGGGGTCAAGCGGGGCAGGGTGTCCGGCCGCAAGCTCGGCTATTCGCAGGTCATCAATCCGCTCTATCTGGCGAGAAAGAAGACCATGCCTTTGCGCGCCGCGCTCGATCATGTTCTGCGCAATGTCGCGAGCAACGTCGTGCGCAGCTTTGCGCCGGAGCCCTGGATCGACCGCCGCGGCCGGCTGGGCGGCAATCTGATCGGCCTGTGGGACTTCGTGCGCGGCAGGCTCACACCTGAGCGGGCCGCAAAACTATAA